CTGGAATCGATAAAACTTCCCACCACCAAGAAGATTCACCCAACACTTTAGTGTTGAAATCAAACTTTGGGGGTTCTAACATTGACACATTGACAGTTTCGACATGTGGGAAAGATGTCATTAATCTCAATCTGATTCTTGCTAAACCACTGAATGAAACATCATCAATGGCAATTGGAATGGTAATACCAAACAAGGTTGCTTTAACAACAATTCTTTCGTTCACATGACTCTTCAATTGTTTGTGATTGGCATCAACCAAAGCGTTAGGGGTAAATGAAAATCCCCAATCCATGACAACAACATCAGGAGCAGTTCCTGCCAATGTTTTCACTGAATCAATACGAGGAGGCTTTGTCCCTAAAGTGAAACTATCAAGCCATAACGATTTAACAAATGCTGGTGCTGGAGAGCTTGCCAAAATAGGATTGACTTGTTCACAAGCAATTTGAGAAATAGATGGTTCCAAATAATACCAAAATTGTTCCAAGAAATAATTACACCAATCCATGGTTTCGTaatcatcttcaattgatttaacaGAAAATTCACGTTGTGCTTGCTCTCTCAAGACACCTCTGTACTTTTTAACGGAAGCACGAtacaacaaagaaaacacCACCATGACAAAAAATAAGGGTGCAACTGAAAATCTAAACCAACCAATAATCCAGGATAATAATCCCGCAACGATCAAATACCCAGCATTATGATACCAGTCTCCATAGATTGCTGCAGGTAAATATTGGTCAAAAAGTGATCCTCTTGATAACAAATCTACAGTTTCATCTTCAGCAGTCAATACATCCTCTTCTTCAAACCCACCAACTTCCTTCCAACCTCTATAGGTAGGGTCAACTGGTTGTCTTGGAGGTGGTTTAGTCTTGACATTAGACATATCAAAATCTTCACTTGGTGTTAAAAGTGACGCTTGACTGCTGCTTCTTGAAAGTGATGACAATGAAGTTGTAGATTTTGAAGCCTTGTGGTTGCTTTCATTGAATTGACCAGTGTTTGAAGAATCTGTTGCGGCGTGGTCTTTTTTCAAAGGtggttgattttttatttcaactTGCTTTGGTGGCTCTAGTGTTTCACTTGgctaaaaacaaaaaaaaaattgggttTTGGTTAGTACCTTGCTGTAATTGGTAGAGATAAATACTGATAACAAAGGGTTCATTATAACATACATTCACCGCAGCAGTGGCATCTGGGGCTCCGGCAGACATCTCAATTGAAATAGTTgtattaattgaatttgttaaatacttccaatagtagtagtgatttttttttaaaaaaaaactccaAATTAATcgaaattcaattgaactCGTCGTTctaaaagaatattttaggggattgtttattttttaagGAATTTCGATTGCTGAATTTCCTAACTTACCTGAAATTTCAGATATAGTTATATGCAGTATATGAGCCCCTTTTCACGTGACTTCATACCAAAAACTATCGTTATAGTAACAGACAACAAAATTCAGAAAATATGGGCTGTACAAgatgataaatcaaaagCAGTGTTCTCAGGTTAGGCGAAAATGACAAGAGCTTACAATTTAATCTTTATATTAAATGCTGCCATTGGTGTACAATGATAGTACTTGGAAGTCCAACCAAACTTGGTCTTTgagaaaagagaaaaaaaaaataagaacTAAAATCAGGACTCACTCTCATTAACTTGGGTGAATTTCCATAATTGCACATATATACTATGCTTAGATCCGTCACAAAAGGCTATGGAAGACTTTTCTCTACAAGTCTGAAGAATTTTGGTCCAACTTCCAAACCATTTATTGATGGAACTTATTTAGGAGATTCTTTGGCAGTTGATGGATCTATTGAAACAGTGGAGCTTTCATACGATAAATATTCCCCAACAAACGAGCCATCTTCTTTGAAATCTCCATTGGTATTTCTTCATGGACTTTTTGGATCTCGTAAAAATACCAGAACCGTGGCTAAGAAATTGAGTACAAGATTGGATCGTGACGTATACTGTTTGGATTTAAGAAACTTTGGTACTAGTCCTCATCATCCTCGTTTGGACTATCCAAGTTTTGCAGcagatattgaaaattgggTCGGATTGCAAAATTTCCCTGAATCTGCAAAACCAATATTAATTGGTCATTCAATGGGTGCTAAAGCAGTCATGGCAGTAGCATTAAGAAGACCTGATTTGCCTAAATTCATTTGTTCTGTTGATAATTCACCAATTACATATCCAACCTTGGATTTGCTGTTTGGGAAATATGTCAACCAATTACGTTTGGCAATAgagaaatataaatataccAATATCAAAGATGTGGATGCCAAGTTGGCCGAGGTTGAGCCAAATCAATACATTAgacaatttttgttgacaAATGTAAATAAGGGCCAACGTCATGAGCATGTTACATCTAAAGTTCCATTGGATATTGTGGGAAATGCCATCACTAAAGGAATTATTGCTAGCTGGCCATATGACCTGAATATATCACGATGGACCGGTCCTTCATTGTTCATAAGGGGAACGgaatcaaaatatattcCAGATGACGCCATACCCGAAATCGCAAAATATTTCCCGGATTTTGAACTTAGAGACATCAATTCTGGACATTGGGTTATAAGTGAAAAGCCAAATGAGTTTATGGACGTATTGTCGGAGTTTATAGAACGAAGAGAAGATGAATTATAGAATTTTTAGTTGTATTTGtaatatataaattgttGTATTTCAATCTACTTGTCACTTACTTTTGCCTTTCCCTCACCAACAAAATCACCATAGATGTCAAATCTTCTTTGATAGTGTACTGGAATCCCATCTCTGGCTTTGGGCAACAAAGCCGGGTCCAATTCGGCATACAATATTTCTTCTCCTTCTCCAGCTTCGGCAATGATATTACCAAATGGATCAGCAACTAATGAGTGTCCGTAAGCTTGGTAGCCACCTCCTTCAACGTCTCTAGCAGGTGAACATAAAACTACAAAagtttcattatcaacGGCACGAGCACGAGCTAATAGATGCCAATGCAATGGACCGGTGGTTGTGTTAAATGCACCAGGGTAAAACATAGCAAACGAGTTGTATGGGTAACGCGATGCTATCGAAGCTAATTCTGGAAATCTGATATCATAGCAAATCCCTAAACCTACATTACCATATTCtcccaatttgaaaaccGTAGCTTTGTCCCCGCCGGATAAAGTTAATGATTCTTGGAAAGTAATACCATTAGGTATATCTATATCAAACAAATGAGCTTTGCGGTGTTTTGCAATGATTTCACCTTGAGGATTGAAAGTCAACGATGTATTGTAAATTTTATCATTCTCGCCTTTCTCTGGAATCGAGCCCCCTATAATgtatattttatatttttgtgCCAAACTTGACAACAATTGAGTAGTTTCTCCCTGGGGGATGTCTTCAGCATAATTTCTAAATTGGTCTACGGCATAAGGTGAATTAAAACATTCTGGTAACATGACCAAATTTACTCCTGTGGATTTGGTAACTgcatcatcaataaatttggtTACTTTGGTCAAATTTGCTGCTTTATCTGCACCTGCTTTTAATTGAATGAGTgcaattttaattgatttggataATGGAGATTTTAATACTTGGTTCGACATAATGGAATTGGTCTGTTGGTGAAAAAGATAACAGTGGCCAGAGAGtggagagagagagagagaaataAAATGAGTCAATAATGATTATAATTACTGGGAGTGGAGTTTTGTCCACTTTCGCGCGCAACCAAAATTGTTATCAACTATTAATTACTAATATCAAGGAGCCACATTACTGTCcattttttattctattaaattataaattaagTGCTTAAATATTCTCTTGATATCTAGTTGTTTTATACATCTTGTGACCGTGTCAGCTTTCTtctgttgatgatttggaGCAACATAAATATGGAAGAAAGCACAACACCCACACCAGCCAAACCCATCCCCATTCTAAAAGCATTTCTCATACCAAATATACTGGTACTCAAATTTGGCTCTTTATTCTTTGTAGTGTAGTATTCAACAGTACCAGCAAATCCCAACCCGATAGAGATAGAGTAGTTGACAAATGTTGAGACCAATGACCCAGCTATCCCTTGTTGATGTCTTGGCAATGAGGAACTTAATAAAATACAGGCTGCTGGGAATGACATATCCATTCCAATAGGCTGAATTAACAAACTGACAAATTTTTGCGCCCAGTATATTTGCCCAACTGGACGAGTTCCCATTATTACTATGCCAATGAAAAATGCCATCATAGCAAGAAACATTACTACTGCTGATGGTACTTTCATTAACAATATAGCACCACCAATTGCAGCAACAACTCCCATTGGTCCACATGGAATCATCTTTACACCAGACATCACTGCATTGTCATTGTCAACCACAAGTGACCATCTAAGTGTATAGAATAACCAAACACCAAAGCATGACCAACCTGCAGCAATACAGCCTAAAATAAATCCAGTGTCTCCCTGTAAGGCCTCTTTGGGCACCAATGGATCTTCTActctttcttcaacaaaatgGAATGCCACAATACAAAGAAACCCGACAATTAACAACACATAAACATAAGGTACATGCCATCCAATGTTGGGACCTTGATTGAAAGCAAAATTAATCAAGACTAAGCCAGAAACTCCGAAAAGAGAGCCCCAAAAGTCGAATTTCCCACTAGACTTGAGACCAATCTTTTTTGGGATAATAAAAAACGCCAATGCTGCTAAGCCAATACTCACAATTCCACATAACCAAAATGTCCATTGCCATTTTGCAAGGTCAGCCAACAATCCACTAAACAAAGCTCCTACCACAAACCCGCTGGGAGCTATTGCTCCAAACAAAGCTAAACAGACATTTTTCTTGAGTGATTCTGGGTAAAAAGATGCAATTAAAGCTTGACTATTGGGCATCATTAATGCTGGACCTATCCCTTGTAAACCTCTCATGGTTGTGAAAAAAACATTTGACTTTGTTAATCCAGCAAATCCACACAACAACGAAAACACTCCAAACCACAAATATCCAAT
This genomic stretch from Candida albicans SC5314 chromosome 1, complete sequence harbors:
- a CDS encoding uncharacterized protein (Ortholog(s) have mitochondrion localization) encodes the protein MLRSVTKGYGRLFSTSSKNFGPTSKPFIDGTYLGDSLAVDGSIETVELSYDKYSPTNEPSSLKSPLVFLHGLFGSRKNTRTVAKKLSTRLDRDVYCLDLRNFGTSPHHPRLDYPSFAADIENWVGLQNFPESAKPILIGHSMGAKAVMAVALRRPDLPKFICSVDNSPITYPTLDLSFGKYVNQLRLAIEKYKYTNIKDVDAKLAEVEPNQYIRQFLLTNVNKGQRHEHVTSKVPLDIVGNAITKGIIASWPYDSNISRWTGPSLFIRGTESKYIPDDAIPEIAKYFPDFELRDINSGHWVISEKPNEFMDVLSEFIERREDEL
- the NIT3 gene encoding putative hydrolase (Putative nitrilase; regulated by Gcn2p and Gcn4p; protein present in exponential and stationary growth phase yeast cultures), giving the protein MSNQVLKSPLSKSIKIALIQLKAGADKAANLTKVTKFIDDAVTKSTGVNLVMLPECFNSPYAVDQFRNYAEDIPQGETTQLLSSLAQKYKIYIIGGSIPEKGENDKIYNTSLTFNPQGEIIAKHRKAHLFDIDIPNGITFQESLTLSGGDKATVFKLGEYGNVGLGICYDIRFPELASIASRYPYNSFAMFYPGAFNTTTGPLHWHLLARARAVDNETFVVLCSPARDVEGGGYQAYGHSLVADPFGNIIAEAGEGEEILYAELDPALLPKARDGIPVHYQRRFDIYGDFVGEGKAKVSDK
- a CDS encoding uncharacterized protein (Protein similar to S. cerevisiae Yor378w; MFS family transporter; transposon mutation affects filamentous growth; null mutants are viable; fungal-specific (no human or murine homolog)) — translated: MSDCTSSNSVSVEEFNPDPVNELEKKESNVTVTTVSQLPEPNYENISVIREILFMFFMCMSQLLTQAAVSQTMNTQLKIADTYSIQDDPGEMSWFAASFSMTAGTFILVSGRLGDMYGYKLLYIIGYLWFGVFSLLCGFAGLTKSNVFFTTMRGLQGIGPALMMPNSQALIASFYPESLKKNVCLALFGAIAPSGFVVGALFSGLLADLAKWQWTFWLCGIVSIGLAALAFFIIPKKIGLKSSGKFDFWGSLFGVSGLVLINFAFNQGPNIGWHVPYVYVLLIVGFLCIVAFHFVEERVEDPLVPKEALQGDTGFILGCIAAGWSCFGVWLFYTLRWSLVVDNDNAVMSGVKMIPCGPMGVVAAIGGAILLMKVPSAVVMFLAMMAFFIGIVIMGTRPVGQIYWAQKFVSLLIQPIGMDMSFPAACILLSSSLPRHQQGIAGSLVSTFVNYSISIGLGFAGTVEYYTTKNKEPNLSTSIFGMRNAFRMGMGLAGVGVVLSSIFMLLQIINRRKSTRSQDV